A genomic region of Mesorhizobium sp. NZP2077 contains the following coding sequences:
- a CDS encoding protein-L-isoaspartate O-methyltransferase, translating into MPIEASSKRLRMDRRQVLLGIAGALLARPAMANVPEPYDPNAMPAMDSRAGFIDWMKKNRGEDAGFLGQRWDRFQALLSHKDVWDQRDKRAYLMTPREEFVTKANLGRAYEWHYLDIGYGVTITGPHSVARMTNSLEIKPGDKVLEIGTGSGYQSAYLSNLTDKVFSIEIIKPLAARTRALYDALIARGYSEYKAIHTRNADGYYGWHEEAPFDKIIVTCGIDHIPPPLLQQLKPNGMMVIPVGPPGAQHVLKVTKHQEADGTFQVTRADIYNGGTLSFVPFTKLEGDAIKGTHNGP; encoded by the coding sequence ATGCCCATCGAGGCCAGCAGCAAGCGCTTGCGCATGGACCGCCGGCAAGTCCTGCTCGGCATCGCTGGCGCGCTGCTGGCCAGACCCGCCATGGCCAATGTGCCGGAACCCTATGACCCCAACGCGATGCCGGCGATGGACAGCCGCGCCGGCTTCATCGACTGGATGAAGAAGAACCGGGGCGAGGATGCCGGCTTCCTCGGCCAGCGCTGGGACCGTTTCCAGGCCCTGCTCTCCCACAAGGACGTCTGGGACCAGCGCGACAAGCGCGCCTATCTGATGACGCCGCGCGAGGAGTTCGTCACCAAGGCCAATCTCGGCCGCGCCTATGAATGGCACTATCTCGATATCGGTTACGGCGTGACGATCACCGGTCCTCATAGCGTCGCGCGCATGACCAATTCGCTCGAGATAAAACCCGGCGACAAGGTGCTAGAGATCGGCACAGGATCCGGCTACCAGTCGGCCTATCTGTCCAACCTCACCGACAAGGTGTTCTCGATCGAGATCATCAAGCCGCTGGCGGCAAGGACACGCGCACTCTACGACGCGCTGATCGCCAGGGGGTATTCCGAATACAAGGCGATCCACACCCGCAACGCCGACGGCTATTATGGCTGGCATGAAGAAGCGCCGTTCGACAAGATCATCGTCACCTGCGGCATCGACCACATCCCGCCGCCGCTGCTGCAGCAGCTGAAGCCGAACGGCATGATGGTCATCCCGGTCGGCCCGCCCGGCGCCCAGCATGTGCTGAAAGTCACCAAGCATCAGGAAGCGGATGGGACGTTCCAGGTTACGCGCGCCGACATCTACAATGGCGGCACGCTGTCCTTCGTGCCGTTCACCAAGCTTGAAGGCGACGCCATCAAGGGCACGCATAACGGCCCCTGA
- a CDS encoding C39 family peptidase: MNPLPETVPFFSQWETPDMTLAVLADGAEAALRRDPLWRGSGAASLDEYAVWAANICGMACLKMILATRGEIVPTIELARRCTGYGGYVVGEGSIKGLIYAPFVTFVQAEFGLQAEVMTNVATADIPAILGRSRFFIASVSSAIRWPEREPPSKGGHLVLVTAASDEGFRFHNPSGHNSATQANAVLAPADFDRFFANRGIAVTI, from the coding sequence ATGAACCCGTTGCCTGAAACCGTGCCGTTTTTCAGCCAGTGGGAGACGCCTGATATGACGCTGGCTGTGCTGGCCGACGGCGCCGAGGCGGCACTCAGGCGGGATCCGCTGTGGCGGGGGTCAGGCGCCGCGAGCCTGGACGAATACGCGGTCTGGGCCGCCAACATCTGCGGCATGGCGTGCCTGAAAATGATCCTGGCGACGCGCGGCGAGATCGTGCCGACGATCGAACTGGCGAGGCGCTGCACCGGATATGGCGGCTATGTCGTCGGTGAAGGCTCGATCAAGGGGCTGATCTACGCGCCCTTCGTCACCTTCGTGCAGGCGGAATTCGGCCTGCAGGCTGAGGTGATGACCAATGTCGCGACAGCGGACATTCCGGCTATCCTTGGCCGGTCGCGGTTCTTCATCGCTTCGGTCAGCAGTGCGATCCGCTGGCCAGAGCGCGAGCCGCCGTCGAAGGGCGGCCACCTGGTGCTGGTGACGGCGGCGTCGGATGAGGGTTTCCGGTTCCACAATCCCTCCGGCCACAACAGCGCCACACAGGCAAACGCAGTGTTGGCGCCAGCCGATTTCGATCGTTTCTTTGCCAATCGCGGTATTGCCGTCACCATTTGA
- a CDS encoding D-alanine--D-alanine ligase family protein, with product MTEKTRVAILYGGRSAEHDVSRLSAANVLKAIDRTRYEVVPIAITRDGRWLLQKSSEAGGDGAGAAVSKDGVEVALLPGGKGRLVAVTRGGEQLGPVDVVFPVLHGPFGEDGSVQGYAEVADVGYVGCGILASAAAMDKDAAKRLLREAGLAVARSVTLRRGEPVAFKDIAARLGLPVFVKPARQGSSFGVSKATDSASFATAVAAAFRHDSKLLVEEFVAGREIECSVLERADGLLTVSPPGEIIPADKHGFYTYEAKYFDADGAVVKVPADVPADVVARTNEMATQAFRALGCEAMARVDFFLRADGSLLVNEVNTLPGFTDISMYAKALAAIGIGYSSVIDVLIEHALARHAAR from the coding sequence ATGACTGAAAAGACAAGGGTTGCCATCCTCTATGGCGGGCGCTCGGCAGAGCATGACGTGTCGCGGCTGTCGGCGGCGAATGTGCTGAAGGCGATCGACCGGACGCGCTACGAGGTGGTGCCGATCGCCATCACCAGGGACGGCAGATGGCTGCTGCAAAAGTCATCCGAGGCCGGCGGCGACGGGGCAGGGGCTGCGGTGTCGAAGGATGGCGTGGAGGTCGCCCTGCTGCCCGGCGGCAAGGGCCGGCTGGTGGCTGTCACCAGGGGAGGCGAACAGCTTGGCCCTGTCGATGTCGTCTTTCCCGTGCTGCATGGGCCGTTCGGCGAGGACGGTTCGGTTCAGGGCTATGCCGAGGTTGCCGATGTTGGCTATGTCGGCTGCGGCATCCTGGCTTCCGCAGCCGCCATGGACAAGGATGCCGCCAAGCGGCTGCTGCGCGAGGCCGGGCTTGCCGTTGCCCGCTCGGTCACCTTGCGGCGCGGCGAGCCCGTGGCCTTCAAGGATATCGCGGCACGGCTCGGCCTGCCGGTGTTCGTCAAGCCGGCGCGCCAGGGCTCGTCCTTCGGCGTCAGCAAGGCGACCGACAGCGCCAGCTTCGCCACAGCGGTCGCGGCGGCGTTCCGGCACGACAGCAAACTGTTGGTGGAAGAATTCGTCGCCGGCCGCGAGATCGAGTGCTCGGTGCTGGAGCGGGCCGATGGCTTACTCACCGTGTCGCCGCCCGGCGAAATCATCCCGGCCGACAAGCACGGCTTCTACACCTACGAAGCGAAGTATTTCGACGCCGACGGCGCGGTGGTCAAAGTGCCCGCCGACGTACCGGCCGATGTTGTCGCCAGGACAAACGAGATGGCCACGCAAGCTTTCCGGGCGCTCGGCTGCGAGGCCATGGCGCGCGTCGACTTCTTCCTGCGCGCCGACGGTTCGCTGCTGGTCAACGAGGTCAACACACTGCCCGGCTTCACCGACATCTCGATGTACGCCAAGGCGCTGGCGGCGATAGGCATCGGTTACAGCAGCGTCATCGACGTGCTGATCGAGCATGCGCTGGCCAGGCATGCGGCGCGATAA
- a CDS encoding AI-2E family transporter — MAANRRNGTASPAPGLDDILAAAAPHPRTALPNVATTVTTVAALYFGREVFLPIAIALLLTFALAPLVSALKRVGIPRIAAVIASVLGAFAALALFSFIVATQVSELAQNIPVYQTNILAKIRSLKETGVGGGIISRLSTVVERVGQEIDKQDATLPAATPDKPPREPVPVEIVARERPLEVLQNIVGPLLSPLGSAGLIIVVVIFMLLEREDLRDRFIRLVGYGDLHRTTEALRDAGKRVGRYLLMQTMVNIVYAIPIAIGLWVLGIPNALLWGLLALALRFVPYIGPVIGALLPLFLALAVAPGWSLVAWTAALFVVMELVTGNVVEPWLYGSRTGLSPLAIIVAAIFWTWLWGPLGLVLSTPLTVCLVVLGRHVPQFEFLDVLFGNEPVLEPHARLYQRLLAGDPDEATDHAEEMLEEKYLVDFYDKVAIPALLLGERDRVRGVMGDLQRRQVAASALALVANLDDDAKEEAGEEDAPHVAGESGEAAEASDAAAEDAADLPDGTGMSVLCAGGRGELDDAAAAMLAQVLEVQGATASKVGFADMEPSSIRGLDLEIVDTVVVGFLNRDSVKHARFLVRRLKRAKAALRVGIVFWSETGNDDKEAAARLAQDINADFVAHGMVDAVTGALSNEPPVALKLVAKRRARRQRAAPRKVAAAAS; from the coding sequence GTGGCGGCCAATCGTCGAAACGGGACGGCGTCTCCGGCGCCTGGGCTGGATGACATTCTTGCGGCCGCGGCACCCCACCCGCGAACCGCGTTGCCCAATGTGGCGACCACCGTCACCACGGTGGCCGCACTCTATTTCGGGCGCGAGGTGTTCCTGCCGATCGCCATTGCGCTGCTTTTGACCTTCGCGCTGGCGCCGCTTGTCTCGGCGCTCAAACGGGTCGGCATTCCCCGGATCGCCGCTGTCATCGCCAGTGTGCTCGGCGCCTTCGCGGCCCTTGCCTTGTTCAGCTTCATCGTCGCCACGCAGGTCAGCGAACTGGCGCAGAATATCCCGGTCTACCAGACCAACATCCTGGCCAAGATCCGCTCGCTCAAGGAAACCGGCGTCGGCGGCGGGATCATTTCGAGATTGAGCACCGTGGTCGAGCGTGTCGGCCAGGAGATCGACAAGCAGGACGCCACGCTGCCGGCCGCCACACCGGACAAGCCGCCGCGCGAGCCGGTGCCGGTCGAGATCGTTGCGCGGGAAAGGCCGCTCGAAGTCCTGCAGAACATCGTCGGCCCGCTGCTCAGCCCGCTCGGCTCGGCGGGGCTGATCATCGTCGTCGTCATCTTCATGCTGCTCGAGCGGGAGGATTTGCGCGACCGCTTCATCCGGCTTGTCGGCTATGGCGACCTTCATCGCACCACCGAGGCGCTTCGCGATGCGGGAAAAAGGGTCGGTCGCTATCTCTTGATGCAAACGATGGTCAACATCGTCTACGCCATACCGATCGCGATCGGTCTGTGGGTCCTCGGCATTCCCAATGCCTTGCTGTGGGGGCTGCTGGCGCTGGCGCTGCGTTTCGTTCCCTATATCGGCCCGGTCATCGGCGCGCTGCTGCCGCTGTTCCTGGCGCTGGCGGTGGCGCCCGGCTGGTCGCTCGTCGCGTGGACGGCTGCTTTGTTCGTGGTGATGGAACTGGTCACCGGCAATGTCGTCGAACCCTGGCTCTACGGGTCGCGAACCGGACTGTCGCCGCTGGCGATCATCGTCGCGGCGATCTTCTGGACATGGCTATGGGGGCCGCTCGGGCTGGTGCTGTCGACGCCGCTCACCGTCTGCCTGGTGGTGCTGGGCAGGCACGTGCCGCAGTTCGAGTTCCTCGACGTGCTGTTTGGCAACGAGCCGGTGCTCGAACCGCATGCGCGGCTCTACCAGCGGCTGTTGGCCGGCGACCCGGACGAAGCCACCGACCATGCCGAGGAAATGCTCGAGGAAAAATATCTGGTCGACTTCTACGACAAGGTGGCCATTCCCGCACTTCTTTTGGGCGAGCGCGACCGCGTGCGCGGCGTCATGGGCGACCTGCAAAGGCGGCAAGTGGCGGCCAGCGCGCTCGCGCTGGTGGCCAATCTCGACGACGACGCGAAGGAGGAAGCGGGTGAGGAGGATGCGCCGCACGTCGCAGGGGAGTCCGGGGAGGCGGCCGAGGCCAGCGATGCCGCCGCTGAGGACGCGGCCGACCTGCCCGATGGCACTGGTATGTCGGTGCTTTGCGCCGGCGGGCGAGGGGAACTCGACGATGCGGCCGCCGCGATGCTGGCGCAGGTGCTGGAAGTCCAGGGTGCGACGGCGTCAAAGGTGGGCTTTGCCGACATGGAGCCGTCAAGCATCCGCGGCCTCGATCTCGAGATCGTCGACACCGTGGTGGTCGGCTTCCTCAACCGCGATTCCGTCAAGCACGCCCGCTTCCTGGTGCGCCGGCTGAAGCGGGCGAAGGCGGCCCTCAGGGTGGGCATCGTGTTCTGGTCGGAAACCGGCAATGACGACAAGGAAGCGGCCGCCAGGCTGGCGCAGGACATCAACGCGGATTTTGTCGCGCACGGCATGGTGGACGCCGTGACGGGCGCGCTGTCGAACGAGCCGCCGGTTGCGCTGAAGCTGGTCGCCAAACGCCGCGCGAGACGGCAGCGGGCGGCGCCGAGGAAGGTTGCGGCGGCGGCGAGCTAA
- a CDS encoding LysR family transcriptional regulator — MDRIQGMRTFVAVVEAGSFAAASKRLGITGKLVSKYIAALEAELGMNLLHRTTRSMSLTHDGRIYREGCRRVLNEIDLLDISLESSRGLKGTLRVAAPLTFGETTVAAAALEFMETHPEVTIELQLSDEYVDLAEEGFDLAVRIGTLKDSSLVARKLGEARLLVVAAPSYIERHGAPVHPDELSAHICIRDANNPDPNRWPFLIDGQQVQIPISGPFLANSPPACLLPTLAGKGIFICPHVFLGDDLAQGRLVHLLPGFPSRTIAIQAVQLPSAFRKPKVAAFIDILRRHIR; from the coding sequence GTGGACAGGATTCAGGGGATGCGCACCTTCGTCGCGGTGGTTGAGGCCGGATCGTTCGCCGCCGCCAGCAAACGCCTCGGCATCACCGGAAAGCTTGTCAGCAAATACATAGCCGCGCTTGAAGCGGAACTCGGGATGAACCTGCTTCACCGCACCACCCGGTCGATGTCCTTGACGCATGACGGGCGGATCTACCGGGAGGGGTGCCGCCGCGTTCTGAATGAGATCGATCTCCTGGATATCTCGCTCGAATCCTCTCGCGGCTTGAAGGGAACACTGCGCGTGGCGGCACCGCTTACTTTCGGCGAAACGACCGTCGCCGCAGCCGCGCTCGAGTTCATGGAAACCCACCCGGAGGTGACGATCGAACTGCAACTATCCGATGAATATGTCGATCTTGCCGAGGAGGGTTTCGACCTCGCTGTTCGCATCGGCACGCTGAAGGACTCGAGCCTTGTTGCCCGAAAGCTCGGCGAAGCAAGGCTGCTGGTTGTCGCCGCCCCGTCCTATATCGAGCGGCATGGTGCGCCGGTCCACCCCGACGAACTCTCGGCTCACATTTGCATTCGCGACGCCAACAATCCCGACCCCAACCGCTGGCCCTTCCTCATCGATGGCCAGCAGGTCCAGATACCGATCAGCGGCCCCTTCCTCGCCAATAGCCCTCCTGCCTGCCTGCTGCCCACGTTGGCAGGCAAGGGCATCTTCATCTGCCCGCATGTTTTTCTGGGTGATGACCTCGCCCAAGGCAGGCTCGTTCATCTCCTGCCAGGCTTTCCCTCGCGGACGATCGCCATCCAGGCGGTCCAGTTGCCATCGGCCTTTAGAAAGCCAAAGGTCGCCGCTTTCATCGACATCCTGAGAAGGCACATCAGATAG
- a CDS encoding VOC family protein, giving the protein MSASETPLSIGRIALTVNDLDVVAAFYEDVIGLAPIGRDGESALLGVNGLPLVELRKDMAAQRRPAEAGLFHTAFLLPSRRDLGLWTRHIRQAGVQLDGASDHLVSEALYLNDPEGNGIEVYVDRPRSDWIRHGDEIEMATLPLDLSDLAKVSGDWASAPDGTVIGHVHMRVGDVETADAFMTGPLGLTRTARLPSAGWYGSGGYHHHLAGNVWHSRGAKQRSPGSTGLAEIELLVQPHTLPVGVIEDPWGTKFTITAAQTLTL; this is encoded by the coding sequence ATGAGTGCTTCCGAAACCCCGCTCTCGATCGGGAGGATTGCTCTGACCGTGAACGACCTGGATGTCGTGGCGGCGTTTTATGAAGACGTCATCGGCCTGGCCCCGATTGGTCGTGACGGCGAATCCGCGCTTCTGGGAGTGAATGGCCTGCCATTGGTCGAACTGCGCAAAGACATGGCGGCACAACGCCGCCCGGCCGAAGCGGGGCTGTTTCACACGGCCTTCCTGCTGCCTTCTCGCCGCGATCTTGGCCTTTGGACACGGCACATTCGGCAAGCCGGTGTGCAGCTTGATGGCGCGTCGGACCATCTCGTCAGTGAGGCGCTCTATCTCAATGACCCGGAAGGGAACGGGATCGAGGTCTATGTCGATCGGCCTCGGTCCGACTGGATCCGCCACGGTGACGAGATCGAGATGGCCACGTTGCCGCTGGATCTCTCCGATCTCGCCAAAGTTTCGGGCGATTGGGCGAGTGCGCCGGACGGAACAGTGATCGGCCACGTGCATATGCGGGTGGGTGATGTCGAGACGGCGGATGCCTTCATGACCGGCCCACTCGGCTTGACGCGAACGGCGCGCTTGCCCTCGGCAGGCTGGTACGGCTCGGGCGGCTACCACCACCACCTTGCAGGCAATGTCTGGCACTCCCGTGGCGCCAAACAGCGTAGTCCAGGATCGACGGGACTAGCGGAAATAGAACTCCTCGTGCAGCCGCATACCCTGCCTGTCGGTGTGATCGAGGACCCGTGGGGCACGAAATTCACCATCACCGCAGCCCAAACCCTCACCCTTTGA
- a CDS encoding nuclear transport factor 2 family protein yields the protein MTPKETVLSAVTALFTKFDPASASQLLKEDYIQHNPGVPTGAAPILGFLPVLKDAGLTVKTHRALSEGDLVVVHSTYDNAQAFGGQTMVAFDVFRVEDNKVAEHWDNLQAAVPASKTANGNSMTDGATEIQDIDKTAGNRALVEAFVNDVLLGAAPQKITDYISTTTYTQHNPMVGNGLDGLGAALKAMAEAGQALAYTKRHLIVAEGNFVFTASEGKLGDTPTAFFDLFRVEGGKIVEHWDTISAIPAQMAHGNGKF from the coding sequence ATGACCCCGAAGGAAACCGTACTGAGCGCTGTAACCGCCCTCTTCACCAAGTTTGACCCGGCGTCGGCAAGCCAGCTGCTGAAGGAAGATTACATCCAGCACAACCCCGGTGTGCCGACAGGGGCTGCTCCAATTCTCGGCTTCCTGCCTGTGCTCAAGGACGCTGGCCTGACCGTGAAGACCCATCGCGCCCTGTCGGAAGGGGATCTGGTGGTCGTGCATTCGACCTATGACAATGCGCAGGCCTTTGGCGGCCAGACCATGGTGGCGTTCGACGTGTTCCGGGTCGAGGATAACAAAGTCGCCGAGCATTGGGACAATTTGCAGGCAGCGGTCCCAGCATCGAAGACAGCCAATGGCAATTCGATGACGGACGGCGCGACCGAAATCCAGGATATCGACAAGACCGCCGGGAACCGTGCGCTGGTTGAAGCCTTCGTCAATGACGTCCTGCTTGGCGCCGCACCACAGAAGATCACCGACTATATCTCGACCACGACCTACACCCAGCACAATCCGATGGTGGGCAATGGGCTTGACGGTCTCGGTGCCGCGCTCAAGGCGATGGCGGAAGCCGGGCAGGCTTTGGCCTACACCAAGCGGCACCTGATCGTGGCGGAGGGCAATTTTGTCTTCACCGCGTCGGAAGGCAAGCTGGGTGACACACCGACAGCCTTCTTCGATCTCTTCCGCGTCGAGGGCGGCAAGATCGTCGAGCATTGGGATACGATTTCCGCTATCCCGGCCCAAATGGCGCATGGCAACGGCAAGTTCTGA
- a CDS encoding dihydrofolate reductase family protein yields MARLVFGMNQSLDGYVDHTGFAPGPALFRHFVEEAERQAGSVYGRQIYEVMRYWDDDRPEWNADEHAFAAAWRKQPKWVVSRTLTSVGPNARLVEGDLESAIRAIKAERDGEIEVAGPNLARSLTDLGLIDEYRIYLHPVVLGGGKPYFAGPRPPLRLIAHDRIAGDVIRLTYIPA; encoded by the coding sequence ATGGCCAGGCTTGTGTTCGGAATGAACCAGTCGCTGGACGGTTACGTCGACCATACGGGATTCGCGCCAGGCCCTGCGCTGTTTCGACACTTTGTCGAGGAGGCGGAGCGGCAGGCGGGCAGTGTGTACGGCCGCCAGATTTATGAGGTCATGCGTTACTGGGACGATGATCGTCCCGAATGGAATGCGGATGAGCACGCCTTCGCGGCGGCGTGGCGCAAGCAGCCGAAATGGGTCGTCTCGCGCACGTTGACATCGGTCGGGCCCAACGCGCGGCTTGTCGAGGGTGATCTGGAGAGCGCGATCCGTGCGATCAAGGCCGAGCGCGACGGGGAGATCGAAGTTGCCGGCCCGAACCTGGCGCGAAGCCTCACGGACCTTGGCCTGATCGACGAGTATCGGATCTACCTGCATCCCGTCGTGCTTGGTGGCGGCAAGCCGTATTTCGCCGGGCCCCGGCCGCCGCTCCGCCTCATTGCTCATGATCGGATTGCCGGGGATGTGATCAGGTTGACCTACATTCCCGCTTGA
- a CDS encoding AraC family transcriptional regulator, whose protein sequence is MQTTALSLSQFPIVDTHDSEVMREIMMTRYGAAHFESSKSNHFLGRSAVAGLGSASLIMCAYATRSLADFSEAGFVRLQIAFAGTARTTIAGRAFEVGADQSCVTPAGRPCRIEFGAGYQQILIRVEQGAMEQRIAALLGAKPRGRLEFSASTLGKGHVHLDGLKNLIRFVAGELATPRVQMPHFLSREFEDTLLVAFLKAIPNSFSDFLHRRPSIDTAAHVRRVEEYIDAHWQLPISVEKLADVSGVGARTIFATFKRHRGYTPLGYVKMVRLKNANNLLQAPTETTSVTNVALSCGFSNLGHFANDYQDTFGELPSLTLARARRLQ, encoded by the coding sequence ATGCAAACCACAGCCCTATCGCTAAGTCAGTTTCCGATCGTGGACACGCATGATAGCGAGGTCATGCGCGAGATTATGATGACCCGCTACGGGGCCGCTCATTTTGAGTCGTCTAAATCGAACCACTTTCTTGGCCGTTCCGCGGTGGCAGGTCTCGGATCGGCGTCGTTGATAATGTGCGCCTACGCCACTCGATCGCTGGCAGATTTTTCGGAGGCCGGCTTTGTCAGATTGCAAATCGCTTTTGCTGGCACCGCGCGGACCACTATAGCCGGCCGGGCTTTTGAGGTGGGTGCTGATCAATCATGCGTCACGCCAGCAGGCCGCCCCTGCAGGATTGAGTTCGGGGCCGGTTACCAGCAGATTCTCATCCGTGTTGAGCAGGGCGCAATGGAGCAAAGAATTGCTGCTCTGCTTGGCGCCAAACCGCGGGGTCGCCTGGAATTCTCTGCTTCAACTCTCGGCAAAGGTCATGTGCACCTAGATGGTCTCAAAAACCTGATACGGTTCGTGGCCGGAGAACTCGCGACGCCTCGGGTTCAAATGCCTCACTTTTTGTCGCGGGAATTTGAAGACACGCTTTTGGTGGCATTTTTGAAGGCAATTCCAAACTCCTTCAGTGACTTTCTGCATCGTCGGCCAAGCATTGATACGGCCGCACATGTGCGCCGGGTCGAGGAGTATATCGATGCTCATTGGCAGCTACCAATCTCCGTTGAGAAACTTGCCGATGTGAGTGGGGTTGGCGCGCGGACCATCTTCGCGACATTCAAACGTCATCGCGGCTACACGCCACTCGGCTATGTGAAAATGGTTCGGCTGAAAAACGCGAACAACTTACTCCAAGCTCCGACTGAAACCACCTCGGTCACCAATGTGGCATTGAGTTGTGGGTTTTCGAATCTCGGGCATTTTGCAAATGACTACCAAGATACGTTTGGTGAACTGCCATCGCTGACCTTGGCCAGGGCCAGACGCCTCCAATAA
- a CDS encoding aldo/keto reductase, protein MTLATRKLGSQGLHVSAIGLGCMGMSQSYGPADEAESIATLHRAIELGCTFLDTAEVYGPYTNEALLGRALKGKRDQVTIATKFGFRIENDKQVGVDSRPQHIREVVEASLGRFATDHIDLLYQHRVDPDVPMEEVAGAVGRLVAEGKVRFFGLSEAGGANISRAHAVFPVSAVQSEYSLWERNLEPEIIPLLQKLGIGLVPFSPLGRGFLTGDVKRAEDYPESDYRRNDPRYQGENYDANVEAASKVRDIAAARGVKPGQIALAWLLGKGSDFAIDIVPIPGTKRRKYLEENIAAAALKLDAAEMAALDEALAPGKIAGPRYGERGMAMVDR, encoded by the coding sequence ATGACCCTCGCCACACGCAAACTCGGCAGCCAGGGACTGCACGTCTCGGCCATCGGCCTCGGCTGCATGGGCATGAGCCAGTCCTACGGCCCGGCCGACGAGGCCGAATCCATTGCCACGCTGCACCGCGCCATCGAGCTTGGCTGCACCTTCCTCGATACCGCCGAGGTCTATGGCCCCTACACCAACGAGGCGCTGCTCGGCCGGGCGCTGAAGGGCAAGCGCGACCAGGTGACCATCGCCACCAAATTCGGCTTCCGCATCGAAAACGACAAGCAGGTCGGGGTCGACAGCCGGCCGCAACACATCCGCGAGGTTGTCGAAGCCTCGCTCGGTCGGTTCGCCACCGACCATATCGACCTGCTCTACCAGCACCGTGTCGACCCTGATGTGCCGATGGAGGAAGTCGCGGGCGCGGTCGGCAGGCTTGTCGCCGAGGGTAAGGTGCGCTTCTTCGGCCTGTCGGAAGCCGGTGGCGCCAACATAAGCCGGGCGCATGCCGTCTTTCCGGTCTCGGCAGTGCAGAGCGAATATTCGCTGTGGGAGCGCAATCTGGAACCCGAGATCATCCCGCTGCTCCAAAAACTCGGCATCGGCCTGGTGCCGTTCTCGCCGCTCGGCCGCGGCTTTCTCACCGGCGACGTCAAGCGCGCCGAGGACTATCCCGAGAGCGACTACCGCCGCAACGACCCGCGCTACCAGGGCGAAAACTACGACGCCAATGTCGAAGCGGCCAGCAAAGTGCGCGACATCGCTGCCGCCCGGGGCGTCAAGCCAGGCCAGATCGCGCTGGCCTGGCTGCTCGGCAAGGGCAGCGATTTCGCCATCGACATCGTGCCGATCCCCGGCACCAAGCGGAGAAAATACCTGGAGGAGAACATCGCTGCCGCCGCGCTGAAACTCGACGCCGCCGAGATGGCCGCACTCGACGAGGCGCTGGCGCCAGGGAAGATCGCCGGCCCGCGCTATGGCGAGCGCGGCATGGCGATGGTGGATCGGTGA
- a CDS encoding PAS domain S-box protein → MHMSDIVAATADIATGNPKQTATADARLAAIVDSSFDAIISKDLTSIITSWNLAAERMFGYSAEEAVGQSILMLIPDHLKSEETEIISRVRAGDRVASYETTRKRKDGTLISVSLTVSPIKNAHGEIVGASKIARDISAAKESERRIRLLMREVNHRVKNQFAVILSMVRETSKRSSDPREFEELIRARIMALSRSHDLLVTSEWAGASLFDLIQEHLKPFGREEQILLSGPLLTLQSNAVQNLGMAFHELGTNSSKYGALGCEDGHVEITWTIESGAQDSGGLGSAATSTGAQSSSVSGGREFQLLWTETSTPRAGDRFDDGVRKGFGTVVLQRVAPQSLGGSAKLERSPGQLNWRLSAPLASIIVPQAGVEDDDGASALGFGI, encoded by the coding sequence ATGCACATGAGCGACATCGTGGCGGCGACAGCTGACATCGCAACAGGCAACCCAAAACAGACCGCGACCGCCGACGCACGCCTCGCGGCGATCGTCGATTCCTCTTTCGACGCCATCATCAGCAAGGATCTGACCAGCATCATCACCAGCTGGAACCTGGCGGCCGAACGCATGTTCGGCTACAGCGCGGAGGAAGCGGTGGGCCAGTCGATCCTCATGCTCATCCCCGATCACCTCAAGAGCGAGGAGACCGAGATCATCAGCAGGGTCCGCGCCGGCGATCGCGTGGCCAGTTACGAGACGACACGAAAGCGCAAGGACGGAACGCTTATTTCCGTCTCGCTGACGGTTTCGCCGATCAAGAACGCCCATGGCGAGATCGTCGGGGCTTCGAAGATCGCCCGCGATATTTCCGCCGCCAAGGAAAGCGAGCGTCGCATCAGGCTCTTGATGCGGGAGGTCAATCATCGCGTCAAGAACCAGTTCGCGGTCATCCTGTCGATGGTCAGGGAAACGAGCAAGCGCTCGAGCGATCCGCGCGAATTCGAGGAACTGATTCGTGCCCGCATCATGGCGCTGTCGCGTTCTCACGATCTGCTTGTCACCTCGGAGTGGGCCGGCGCCAGCCTGTTCGACCTGATCCAGGAGCATCTGAAGCCGTTCGGCCGTGAGGAGCAGATCCTGCTTTCCGGCCCGCTGCTGACGCTGCAGTCGAATGCGGTGCAGAATCTCGGCATGGCTTTCCATGAGCTTGGCACCAACTCGTCCAAATATGGCGCGCTGGGCTGCGAAGACGGCCACGTCGAGATCACCTGGACAATCGAGTCCGGCGCCCAGGACTCAGGTGGTCTGGGCTCCGCTGCCACAAGTACCGGTGCCCAGAGTTCAAGCGTTTCGGGCGGGCGTGAGTTCCAGCTACTCTGGACCGAGACATCCACGCCGCGTGCCGGAGACCGGTTCGACGACGGCGTGCGCAAGGGGTTCGGCACCGTCGTCCTGCAGCGCGTGGCGCCGCAGTCGCTGGGCGGCTCGGCCAAACTGGAGCGCTCGCCCGGCCAGCTCAACTGGCGCCTCAGCGCGCCGCTGGCATCGATCATCGTGCCCCAAGCCGGCGTCGAAGACGACGATGGCGCCTCCGCGCTGGGCTTCGGCATCTAG